Genomic window ([Empedobacter] haloabium):
AGTGGAGTTCGAGCATGCGTCAATCTTAGTTGACGATGCGAGGTTCGTCAACCAAAGATGACGCTAAAAGCACCGGGGTCAGGCACCTTTCTCTGGGCCTTGACGGCCCTGAGAAAGGTGCCTGACCCCTCGGGTCTTGCCAGCGGGGCGCAAACTACTGCGCCGCGATCGCCTCGACCTGGATCGCCAGCTTGACCTCCGGCGCGAAGGCCGGGATGCCGTAGTTCAGGCCGAAGTCGGTGCGCTTGAATTCGGCGCTGGCGTCGGCACCGCAGACCTCGCGTTTCAGGCGCGCGTCCTGCACGCATTTGAAGCGGTTGACCTTCAGTTGCAGCGGCTTCGTCACGCCCAGCAGGGTCAGTTCGCCATCGACGGCCACCAGCTTGTCGCCGTCGAACGTGAACGACTTGCCGCGGTAGATCGCGGTGGGGTATTTGGCGACGTTGAAGATGTCCTCGCCCATCGCATGCGCGTTCATCTTGTCGTGGCCGAAGTCGATCGACGCCGTGTCGATGATGATTTCCATGCTGCCCGACTTGCCGGCACGGTCCATCGAGATGTTGCCGCTGGTCTTGTTGAACTTGCCGCGCCACAGCGACAGGCCCTTGTGGTCGGCCTCGAAGCTGGGATAGGTGTGGCTCGGATCGATGTTGTAGCCGGTGGCATTGGCGGCGCCGGCCAGGGCCAGCAGGGCGATCAGCAGAGTGGATTTCATGGATTCTCCTTTACTGGCTCACGACGTGGAACTTGATGGTGACTTCGTCGGCCACCATGCCCGTGTCCTTCCATTCGCCTTCGCCGATATTGAAGGCCAGGCGCTTGATCGGCAGGGCGCCGTCGAATACCTGCTTGCCGCCTTCGGTCTTGACGGTGACGGGGAAGGCCACGTCGGCGGCCTTGCCCTTGATGGTCAGCTTGCCGGCGACCGTCAGCTTGCCCGCGCCGGCGCTCTTGATCGAGGACGACACGAACGTCGCTTTCGGGAACTGGGCGGAATTGAACCACTCCTTCTTAGCCACTTCCTTGTTGTACTCCGGGTCGCCCATGTCCAGGCTGGCCGTGTCCACTTCCACGCTGGCCTTCGAGCTGTCGATGGCCTGGGCGTTGTAGTCGATGGTGACGCGGTACTTGGTGAACTTCGATTCGACCGGCACGTTCATCTGCTTGAACACGGCCGAGACGCTGGTCTTGGCGGGATCGGTCTTGAGCACGGCGGCGCCGGCGGCGAGGGATGCGCCCAGCAGGGAGGCAAGTAAGACGCGTTGCGTGATTTTCATGTGGCGACGAACTCCAGTGGAAAGTGAATCAAAGGCGGGGAAGCATGCGTTTCAGGACATCGTCGCGGTCGACGAAGTGGTGTTTCAAGGCGCCGGCCACGTGCAGCAGCACCAGCGCGGCCAGCACCATGTTGAGCCAGTAGTGCACGGGTTTCAGCAGCGCCTTCAGGGCCGGGTCGGCGGCAAAGGCCGCGGGAATCTGGAACAGGCCGAAGTAGACGACCGGCACGCCGGCGGCCGTCGTGTACAGGTAGCCGGACAGCGGCACGGCGAACATCAGCACGTACAGCAGCACGTGGGTGACGTCGGCGGCGCGCACCTGCCAGGCGGGCATGCCGGCCGGATGCGGCGGCGGGCGGTTGGCACGGCGCCATAGCAGGCGCAGCGCGGCCAGCAGCAGCACGGTCACGCCGGCCCACTTGTGCCACGAGTAGTATTTGAGTTTGGTGGGCGTGAAGCCGGGGATGTCCGTCATCACCAGGCCCATCGTGAAGGCGCCGATGATCAGCACGGCGATCAACCAGTGCAGCAGCATGGCCGTGCGGGTGTAGCGGGGCGATGTCGACATCGGCGTCCTCTTGAAAATTAGTACGTGTTAGGACTAAATATAGCAAAGAAACGCAATGCACGCAGACAAGGCCCAAATGCATTACGGCAGCCCCTACCTTAAATGATATGAGGCTGCCGCAATAGTGCCCGAAGTTAGAACGGGCTTAACTCGGGACTTAAATCGCCTTGGCCAGCTGGCTGGCGATACCCGTGTAGTTCGCCGGTGTCATGGCCAGCAGCAGGTCCTTGGCGTCCTGCGGGATGGCCAGCTTGCCGATGAACTCCTGCAGCGCTTCCTTGGTGATGCCCTTGCCGCGCGTCAGTTCCTTCAGCTGCTCGTACGGATTCTCGATGCCGTAGCGGCGCATCACCGTTTGCACCGGTTCGGCCAGCACTTCCCAGCTGGCGTCCAGGTCGGCGGCCAGGCGGGCCGGGTTCACTTCCAGCTTGTTCAGGCCGCGCAGGCAGCTGTCGTAGGCCAGCAGTGCATAGCCGAGGCCCACGCCGATATTGCGCAGCACGGTCGAATCGGTCAGGTCGCGCTGCATGCGCGAGACCGGCAGTTTTTCCGACAGGTGCTTGAGCACCGCGTTGGCCAGGCCCAGGTTGCCTTCCGAGTTTTCGAAGTCGATCGGGTTGACCTTGTGCGGCATCGTCGAGGAGCCGATCTCGCCGGCCTTCAGCTTCTGCTTGAAGTAGCCCAGCGAGACATAGGTCCAGATGTCGCGGTTCAGGTCGAGCAGGATCGTGTTGGCGCGGGCGAAGGCGTCGAACAGTTCGGCCATGTAGTCGTGCGGCTCGATCTGGATCGTGTACGGATTGAACACCAGGCCCAGGCGCTGCTCGATGACGGCCTTCGAGAAGGCCGGCCAGTCGAACGACGGGTAGGCCGACAGGTGCGCGTTGTAGTTGCCGACGGCGCCGTTCATCTTGCCCAGGATCTCGACCTGGCCGATGCGGGCGACGGCGCGCTGCAGGCGCGCGACGACGTTGGCGAATTCCTTGCCCAGGGTGGTCGGGCTGGCCGTCTGGCCGTGCGTGCGCGACAGCATCGGCACGTCCGCGTTGGCGTGGGCGATCTCGGTCAGCTTGGCGACCAGGCCCTGCAGGGCCGGCAGCATGACGCCGTCACGCGCGGCCTTGAGCATCATGCCGTGCGAGGTATTGTTGATGTCCTCGGACGTGCAGGCGAAGTGGATGAACTCCGAGGCGGCGACCAGCTCCGGCACGTC
Coding sequences:
- a CDS encoding YceI family protein is translated as MKSTLLIALLALAGAANATGYNIDPSHTYPSFEADHKGLSLWRGKFNKTSGNISMDRAGKSGSMEIIIDTASIDFGHDKMNAHAMGEDIFNVAKYPTAIYRGKSFTFDGDKLVAVDGELTLLGVTKPLQLKVNRFKCVQDARLKREVCGADASAEFKRTDFGLNYGIPAFAPEVKLAIQVEAIAAQ
- a CDS encoding YceI family protein, which translates into the protein MKITQRVLLASLLGASLAAGAAVLKTDPAKTSVSAVFKQMNVPVESKFTKYRVTIDYNAQAIDSSKASVEVDTASLDMGDPEYNKEVAKKEWFNSAQFPKATFVSSSIKSAGAGKLTVAGKLTIKGKAADVAFPVTVKTEGGKQVFDGALPIKRLAFNIGEGEWKDTGMVADEVTIKFHVVSQ
- a CDS encoding cytochrome b codes for the protein MSTSPRYTRTAMLLHWLIAVLIIGAFTMGLVMTDIPGFTPTKLKYYSWHKWAGVTVLLLAALRLLWRRANRPPPHPAGMPAWQVRAADVTHVLLYVLMFAVPLSGYLYTTAAGVPVVYFGLFQIPAAFAADPALKALLKPVHYWLNMVLAALVLLHVAGALKHHFVDRDDVLKRMLPRL
- the purB gene encoding adenylosuccinate lyase, encoding MTTPYSTLSALSPLDGRYAAKTDKLRPILSEAGFMHHRVKVEIAWLQALSQAGFAEIKPFSADATALLDKLANDFTESDAARIKEIEAVTNHDVKAVEYWLKEKVKDVPELVAASEFIHFACTSEDINNTSHGMMLKAARDGVMLPALQGLVAKLTEIAHANADVPMLSRTHGQTASPTTLGKEFANVVARLQRAVARIGQVEILGKMNGAVGNYNAHLSAYPSFDWPAFSKAVIEQRLGLVFNPYTIQIEPHDYMAELFDAFARANTILLDLNRDIWTYVSLGYFKQKLKAGEIGSSTMPHKVNPIDFENSEGNLGLANAVLKHLSEKLPVSRMQRDLTDSTVLRNIGVGLGYALLAYDSCLRGLNKLEVNPARLAADLDASWEVLAEPVQTVMRRYGIENPYEQLKELTRGKGITKEALQEFIGKLAIPQDAKDLLLAMTPANYTGIASQLAKAI